Part of the Candidatus Limnocylindrales bacterium genome, GTCGTGTCGGCCTTCTACAGGAATATTAGAAATGATAACTTTCTTATTTTCACCCTTTCCATTTTTGTTGATGTAGCGGATAACTTCCCCTACAGTCGCAATATAGACCCCCCCTTCGAAGAAGGCAACACTGTGCGGGCGGTCCAACCCTTGGGCAAAGATGATGTTTTGGTCTGCTTTTCCATCTCCGTCTCGATCCGGAAGCATAAAGACCCTTCCGTCACGAAAGTCCGCTACAAACAGATCTCCTTCAGGACTTATCGCCATGTGCCGAGGAGCCCCCAGATCAGAGGCAAAGATCTGGATGCCAAAACCGGGAGGAAGGTGAATCTTTTTTAAATCGATTTCCGATTCGGCAAAACATTGACTTAATAGACTAAAATATATTCCTAACAGAACAGTCCAGACGGTTCTGCTAAAAAACTTCCTATATATTTTCAGCATTTACTTGTTGAGTCCCGAAGTGGCTATAGAACAGCCTGGTACCTTGTAAGGTTAATTCTATGTGATTTCTCATCATCCCAGATTCCCCCAGGTACCAGGATAAGAAGGTTAGCCCCGGCGGGGTGACCTGTTTAACAAGCCACTCCTCCGGAGCTTGAAAAAATTCCGAATTTCTGAGCCCCTCGACTTATGTTGGGAGCTACCGATTGCTCGCCCTTGACGGGGCTTTTTATCCTTACCCTGGCGTCTATGCCCTCGACCCCTCTCCCGAAGCTTTGGGGGGGAAGGCACTTGGGAAATTAGCCCAGAAATCCATCGGCTCCCCTCACCCCCAGCTCCCCCTCTCCCGAAGCTTCGGGAGAGGGGGAGCTGGGGGTGAGGGGGGGAGGAGGGAGTGAGGGTAACACGGTTATTCAAATCTAGCTTTACAAAGTAAGAGTAGAGGCACGATGCCGCCGTGTCCTCTACTGATGCTGTAAAGATCGTTGCTCAGAGCTGTTCCTATAGTCAATCCAGGGAACTGTTTTTTATTCATCTCTTGATTTTAGTTTTGTTGGTCTTGTGCTTGAATTCGTTTAAAGATCATCACTTTAGGGTGATCAAACCATCGGAAAGTCATCTCCGCCCGGTCATCGTTGAAGTTAAAGCCTAACAGAGCAGGATAGGTCTTAAAGGTTTTGATTAATTCAAATCCCAGTCGACCTGCAAAAAGATCCTTATAAAACTGGTTCAGGGTGGGATATTCATCCGGGCGGTGGGAATACAGATCATAGTACTGATCGCTCATGATGATATATTCAACTCCTTCTAAACGTTCCTTTAAATAATTCTCCCACCATTCCATAGAAATAGGCTCCTTCTGGGCAATCAAGTCTACCGTTCTGAGATTCAAAACCTTGATTTTGAAGTAGTCTTTTCGTTTATAATAAAGGTCCCGCCAGCCCTGACTGTAGTAGTTATCCAGTTGGACATTATAAAATGTAGAGCCCAATAAAGGGGTTGCCGGTGAAGAGTCGATTAGCACCGAGGAGTTCTGGGGGATATTTTTATGGATCCATTTGGATGCTTTAATCCTCACATCTCCCCGGCTGTATATATTCATGTAGGCCAGAGCATACAAGAAGGACGCCAGGGTCACCCCGATCATGGATACGACTACCGCGGTACGGGCTACTTTGTGGGTTGCCATTTCATATAAATCCAATAAGAAGCGCGCACCCAACAGGCACAGGAAGGGAAGTAAAGGAACAGCATATCGAATAAATTTCATATAACCTCCTCCGATGAAGTAAAGATAAGGGAGAAGGAACGATAGAAGTAGTAAGTCAGGTACCTTTCGCTTTACAAGGGCCCAGATCATTCCGATTACGCAGGTTAATTCTAGTAGAGGACCCATTCCAAAGTAAAGGAGGTTGGTAAACCAGTAAAGTCTGGTGGTGTCAGTAAACTGGAAGGTCCAGTTAGGTTGATCGGTTCCTGTAACATATCCATGGAGTATTTGGTACATTTCCAGAAATTTCCGGGGGTTAAGAAAAATAAAAGGATTCAAAAGGAGAAATATCAGGCCGGCTATAAGAACAGGAAGGAATAGAAGTCTCCAGGACCGAAGGGAAAAGAAGATCCTTCTACAGGAATTCCAGGAAATCTGGAGGTTTCTGAACATTCCCACAACATGGGCAGTCAAGATCACAGGGAGTACCATTAAAGTCGTCTGTTTGATGGTCAACCCAATACCGGTGGCAATCCCGGTTAACAGATAAGACCGCGTTCTTGCCTTTTCAGCGATTCCCATGGAAAGAAATGTTGCCAGAACGACAAAGAAGGTATAGGGTACTTCAGGGAGATAAAAATGAGAATCCCGAATGTGCAAGACCGAAAAGGCCAGAAAGACAGAAGCCAACATACCTACTGACCGGTTATAAAATCGTTTTCCCATCCCATAAACCAGGATTAAGGTCGCAATACTAAAACAGGCCGTTACGATACGCCCCAACAGATAATAGAGGGTGATACTGGTAGGTTCTGTAAGGTCAAAGGGGCGAAAGAAAGAAACTATTTTGATCAACGCACTGAGAATATAGACAAGTAACGGAGGATATAAGAAAAAATACATTTCCTGATCGGCCAGTTGGTTAAAAGATTCAGCCGATCTAAACTTTTCGGTCATGGAAATAACGAACCGCTCATCCCCATTAAAATGATAGGGTAGCCCCCATCTTAATCCATAAATTCGCATGGAAATTCCTGCGAGGATGGCTAACAAAAAAAGTAGAAAGATTTTACTACGCCAATCCATACTGAAAACGTGAGGTATTCAGATGATTTAAATCCTTAATTCTCTAAAACCTCATTTTTTGCCTGGTTTTCGGAACCGGATAGTACAATACATACGAAACGTCTCGGGAAGGAAGCGGGGAATAGTCAGGACCTGTTCCATCAAAAATTTTTGGCTGAATGTTCGAATGACATCACGATGGGTAGAGACATGCTCGTCTTCGAGACGCGCATCAAAGGAAAGATAGCTCAACCTGAGGATGACCTCTGTCATCAGATTGGTTACTGGTACGCCAATGATGGCAA contains:
- a CDS encoding glycosyltransferase family 39 protein, with amino-acid sequence MDWRSKIFLLFLLAILAGISMRIYGLRWGLPYHFNGDERFVISMTEKFRSAESFNQLADQEMYFFLYPPLLVYILSALIKIVSFFRPFDLTEPTSITLYYLLGRIVTACFSIATLILVYGMGKRFYNRSVGMLASVFLAFSVLHIRDSHFYLPEVPYTFFVVLATFLSMGIAEKARTRSYLLTGIATGIGLTIKQTTLMVLPVILTAHVVGMFRNLQISWNSCRRIFFSLRSWRLLFLPVLIAGLIFLLLNPFIFLNPRKFLEMYQILHGYVTGTDQPNWTFQFTDTTRLYWFTNLLYFGMGPLLELTCVIGMIWALVKRKVPDLLLLSFLLPYLYFIGGGYMKFIRYAVPLLPFLCLLGARFLLDLYEMATHKVARTAVVVSMIGVTLASFLYALAYMNIYSRGDVRIKASKWIHKNIPQNSSVLIDSSPATPLLGSTFYNVQLDNYYSQGWRDLYYKRKDYFKIKVLNLRTVDLIAQKEPISMEWWENYLKERLEGVEYIIMSDQYYDLYSHRPDEYPTLNQFYKDLFAGRLGFELIKTFKTYPALLGFNFNDDRAEMTFRWFDHPKVMIFKRIQAQDQQN